The sequence below is a genomic window from Curtobacterium sp. MCPF17_002.
GCGTTCTCCCAGGTGACGCGACGAACGGCAGCGTGACCCGACATGTCTCCAGGGTGCGGACCGGCACCTCCGGGCACGTGCAGGAGCTGCGCGCAACGGCTGCGTCGCCCGCGTCTGCGGTCAGGGACGGTTGCGTCCCGTCAGCCGCGGATGTTGCGCGGGTCGTGACCGTAGGTGCTGCGCTCCGAGATCCGACCGTTCTCGTTGCGGATGAAGTGCTCGACCTTGTCGGCCACCGCACGCGCCCGGCCGAGCGACTGTGCTTCCGCCTTCGTCGCGGCCTCGCCG
It includes:
- a CDS encoding DUF2188 domain-containing protein; the encoded protein is MRGDVETYHQDGSWHNKIEGTDEVFGEAATKAEAQSLGRARAVADKVEHFIRNENGRISERSTYGHDPRNIRG